One Brassica napus cultivar Da-Ae chromosome C4, Da-Ae, whole genome shotgun sequence genomic region harbors:
- the LOC106415722 gene encoding succinate dehydrogenase subunit 4, mitochondrial encodes MSLRRSLLGLHRQTHNLSLSKSSPFSITNISSPSVAVIGREISSIPFSLTQRLKPDCSNLVGDRSLGQSQLARLPSSRGYSNASLVRKIPVLFHINAGMEEVLADYVHQELTRNLMVISLGLFQIIVIKDVVVFLFF; translated from the coding sequence ATGTCTCTCCGTCGTTCTCTCCTCGGCCTCCACCGTCAAACCCacaacctctctctctcaaagtcTTCACCTTTCTCGATTACCAACATCTCCTCCCCTTCCGTCGCCGTGATCGGAAGAGAAATCTCCTCGATCCCATTTTCACTGACACAGAGACTCAAACCGGACTGTAGTAATCTCGTCGGCGATCGTTCTCTCGGGCAATCTCAGCTGGCTCGTCTCCCGTCTTCTCGAGGCTACAGCAACGCGTCTCTCGTACGGAAGATCCCTGTTCTGTTCCACATCAACGCGGGGATGGAGGAGGTTTTGGCGGATTACGTTCACCAAGAGCTGACCAGGAATCTCATGGTGATCTCTCTGGGGTTGTTCCAGATCATCGTTATCAAAGACGTCgtcgtttttcttttcttctga